The Juglans regia cultivar Chandler chromosome 1, Walnut 2.0, whole genome shotgun sequence nucleotide sequence AAGTATGGTACAATGCCAGTTATATGTGAATATTATCTAAATTCTGATGTGAAACCATAGTTCCCAAATTCAGATAAGACAATTGCTTGTTTTATTGGACGAAAGCGTCCCGCTGAGCTACTCCGGGGTGTCTTAGATGGTCTTTTAAGTTTCTGGTAGGAGAGCTTCTCCCCTGTAGCTGGAGCTTGAACTTTGATGCCAATGGTCGAAATGTCACTCGTGGCGACTACAGAGAATTTGGCCTAATTGCTTCTTCAGAATTTCTAGTGATAGGATGTTGACACCACGAAAATGAATAGCACATGTAATTGGAACAATAGGAGATATAAATGGCGCGTGTATTGCACGCCCCACAGCAGCCTCTGTGCACTGCTTTGTGCAATGGTCGAAATGTCACTCGTTTTGTgcagtgttttttctttgtaatttcttttgtgtaatgttgtttctaggaaaataaaaatccaaaaaaagtaGTGCCTTCGGACTTTGGTCTGAATGGAGTAGTGGTCCCCCCTCCGCGTTGACGGGGTTTGATGAACCCTACCCTGCTTAGTTGGGGTAGGGGACTTTGTGACCTCTGTCGTGGATAGATGTGGTATTTCTCTAAGAcctaggtctttagagatttaccgTTTGGACTAGACTATGTCAGTCATGAAAGTGTACTGGGAAGATACTAACGATTGTAATTGGCTTGTTTTTcaagtcaactttgtaagtcctctaTTAATAAAGGGTTATGATccgttttatcaaaaaaaaaaaaaaaaaaaggagatataAATGTATGTGAGTATGAAGTAGGCATTAATAAACCTAATTGATGTATGGTGATGGAAACGCCTATTTGATTTCTTCCAGATTTTGGGTCTTGTCTCCCGGGTACAATATACATTGTGCTAAAACACAGAAGATGCAAAATCTTGACTCAAAATAATGTTATCCTTGATGGTGACTGCCTAGATGAGAATTCTTGAATAGTGAACATTGTAAATCCCATGAAAAGTAAACGGCATTCATTTCGAAAGTAAATAGTTTTGTAAATGCCTCGTTTCCCTTGTCTCCTCTCCTCGACATGGAGATATACGTAAATTATGTTTTACTTTTGAAGGAGAAGTTGCATGTTCATTACAACGTGAAAATCGCACCAGCGGAGAGAAATATTAAAACCTTGATTTGCTCAACCTTGTTTTCAGGAGGGTTGAGAGTGTGATATCTTTCACTAACAAATGTGAACAGCCATTTAATATTAAGATGTATTATAGTTGTCATGTTCATGGTATCGATGAGTGTTTGAATCGTTACTTTCCACCTGAAAATCTTACCTAAACCTCATGGCtactagaattttttttctcagtaGGGTTCtgtttttttcaagaaaactgTCGTTTCTGGGATGTACCCTGGAGTACGTGTGTATTCAGCAGTATGAACTCTATCAAGACTATTGGAAACTGACATAGGATAAACGTATAAACTTGTGTCAATACGTGCAGTTTTATTGTCTTTAGCTATTGTTCTAAAACGattgaaagcaaaaaaaaaaaaaaaaaaaactgatattatttttttcccctgCAGGATGGCTGTATAGTTTGTCCAACAACTGATAGCACGTTTGATCTCCAAACAGGAGAAATTAAGGAATGGTATCCAAAAAATCCAGTGCTGAGAGCTCTCACTCCTGCTTTAAGGAAGCTTTACATTTACCCTGTGAGAACAGATGAAGAAAACATTTACATCAACATGATTGGAGGTGTGAAATCAGATGCATCTGCTGAGATCATCTTTAGTGGGAAGGCTCAACCTGGTGTAACTTCAACTGATGTTAATGTGGACGAGGTAACTAAATTTCCGCCACTTCATCTGACTAAAAACTCTTTTGGATTCCTTGGAAGCAAGATATTAAGCCAGCAGTAAATACTTTGGGTTTTATTTTCCTGATTTGTTTGCTCTGTTACATGATGTTTTAGGTTAGAATGGTGGTTGATGAAGATCAAGAGGGTTTTGGTTTCACTACAAAGAACGAAATCATAAATGGGAAGGCAGCTGTAATTGGCTTCCTGGTATTGTTAGATTTTGAACTCTTGACTGGTAAAGGTATTCTAAAGGGAACAGGCTTCTTGGACTTTCTGTATGCTGCTTCAAAAGCTTTCAAGTAGATGTATGCTGTTGTTGTTCCTGTTCTTTCAGAAATCAAAGGAGTTAATAAGTCTTTCCCAGAAACTACCACGAAGAagtgacccaaaaaaaaaaaaaaaaggagaaaaaaataaatataacataaatgaaaaaagaagTCCGATTCATAGGAAGATTACCTGTTTAGACATcacatttggatgttgagttcctttgataattttgatatgtATTTCTGTGATTGTATATTCTCTAGGAATCAGACCACGTTGATCCTTGTTTATGTCATGCGTTTGATAATTTTTATGACTCTGTAGTCTGTCTGTACAccaaataatgtttttttcaagaaaaatgatagttggaGCGGTAAGTGTGCAagtattgtgtaattattttgaaaaaaataaataaatatattattcatatgaaaaaaattaatttattaatagtagacatcatttttttttaatgtaattataCGACGTTTACACACTTTACGATTGTACGTAATggtactctttttttaaatacaacgCAAATGCTTGAATTTTTAAGTATATAGCTATAACAATGATGGGCCTGGTGGCTCCCCTTGTTTGGGCGGGATTGAGCACGGGCTTGGCGCTGAAGAGCATTGCCCAAGGAAGATTTTGTAACATGTCGTTCGTACAAATATATACTGCAAAGTAGTTATTTGGGGGAAACACAAAGGAAGAAACCACTCGttaggaagaaatttttttacttgCAAGCCTGTTTATTGACATGATGAATACATCACTAATCGTGTAACGCATTTCATATTAACtagcacaaaaaaataattcatattttgtttttttatttataattataataataaataatttgtttacaCATACCAAACCGAAAAGGTAGGcatgagttataaaataattgaatgcAACGTGTTCATTGGGTTGggcaatacatatatatatatatatatatatatatatggataaacAGTTACCAAATCCACGTGCTTATTCTCCatagattaaaaattatttcttttgttctttgaacAATAATTATTCTCgtcaattactatttactatctcacacaacatattctataaaaaatacctcagactataaaaaaaaataaaaaaaaaattatcaagtatGGGATATAGTggtgaataataactgatgtaAAGGAAAATCCTTATTTAAAACTCcaatcggttttttttttttttatcatctttttgtGACTGACTGCAAACGCTTGACAAAATTGTCTCTGCGACGAAAGTCTATGCCAGAATACATTGACAAATGGTGGccaaaatttttgaatattttatccCTTACAAAGTGAATGCaatgcatatatgcatgatgaTCTGATCAACATTAATTAGTTGATAGACTATATATGATGCTTAGTTAAACACGTGGTTCAGCAAGCTGCATGTTATTTAGACATTGACCATTTTTATCctttaatatactaatgtatctGTCAGCATGCATGCACGTACAATCCATCTgattgattatttaaaaaaggaaaataaaagagaatgaaaaattTGCTaccatccatatatatatatatatataatatattattttgagggcagtttcaatttttaattagttGACCTTTGGGTTGCACAAAGGTCGTCCAAGAACGAactgatttattaaattattagtgATCAACTCGTCTCTTGTATTCAGGAAAGGCAACGTGAACTCGTCCTTAATATCcaaagtcaatatatatattatttataattgaaaAGTACTGTTCCCTTAATTGGTACGGGAATGAGTCGGACAGGACGTGATAAACGAGTTGATAAAGAAAGAGAATCCATCGGAATTCAACTCTGTTTCAAGAAtgctatattaataaattattaatcataggcaaatattcattactcttccaatattatacttttttttattaataatatcaaatactccattaatgtatattataaaactcattatatatatatatataatttgtttctctttttaataTAGCATTCTCATATATTTGTttctcatacatacatatatatatatatatatatatatattcaaaatttgaaaatccagACAATAATTCTTAAGTGAGATAAATATGTTTGATAATATCattcataccaaaaaaaaaaaaaaaaatctaatctttcttttttaatgactTCAATTATGTTATGCGAATATTACAactgaaataatattattaccaacagacattataattataatatcagTCTCtattgataattataaatttatacgtcgtgtaattttatttatttattttaaaatattctcgTGTATAATACCCGATATTAATTTGGTCAAACCGATATATTATCACCGACCTTTCTATTTTGCACATGACATCATTCGGGACGTAGGCAAGGATAAGGATGTCTCCACGAGTCAGCATAAGATACGACTTCATTCCTTTGTACTAGAAGGttaagaaaaaggagaaaaggtatttatatttgagatgtttacttactttatatttatatttaataaaaaaaattttgcacGTTTCTAGACGAGTCAAGCCAAATCTTGTGGCCCATGTTTCTGAGAGCACTGGTATTAGCCAAGGccagttatttttaaaatttgaagaaataaaaataaaatcacatgtattGAAGTAGTCAAATATCAATAGATTTAATTAtgagttataatatttttaagtactttttttatatttgaaaatatacattttatcatcaaaagtgatattttattttaaaatatcagaTTCAACTGTTCATAACTACTTTGATATATTAAGATCtgattttatattatacttgATCTTGTATATTATACTTGGTATTGTATATTAGATTCACATATCAGTCTTTAAGAATaaattgattttgtaaattaggttgaaaaaaaaaattagttgagaaataataatttaagtaaaaattaaattattaattaatatatgattagtatagttgtaaaatatataaaaaaaatataaatattattattaaaaaataatataaataatcttaGATTATgatttgaatgattttaaatttttgaaaaatatataattttagttagAAATAACTTTAATAAAGCGAATGGTAATGCTCTGACTGCTCTCATTCATCCCTAACGACCGTCCAACTTGGAACGAAGCCTTAAAATCCACCGTCTTTGCTTTCCATTTCAGATAATGAAATACTCTCATTCATGAACCTTTGAAAATTTTGACTCTCTCATTTCTGGTCCCCTCTGCTTGTCCTCTGActttctctaatatatatatagcacctCCTCACGTTTCTTGATTAAATGCTAAAGTTTAATTGGAAACTTGCACGATAGTTGCAGCAGAGTACTTTTCACAACTTTTGCCCAGTTTGCTTAGCTCGCGTTGTTTACCAAGATGAGATGCAGCTCGGAAGAGAGTGGAGATAGCTCATCTCAGAAGAAGTACAAGGGAGTGCGTCAAAGGAAATGGGGCAAGTGGGTGTCCGAAATCCGAGTCCCCGGCTCCCAAGAACGCCTTTGGCTCGGCTCCTATGCTACACCCGAGGCTGCCGCCGTGGCTCGCGACGTTGCTTTTTATTGTCTGCGCGGACCATCGGCGTTGGACTACCTCAACTTCCCGCTAATGTTGCCTCATGGTGTCCGGAATGGCATGTCGCCAAGATCGGTCCAAAAGGCGGCCTCGGACGCTGGCATGGCTATCGATGCCCAGTTGATCGCACACAAGTTGCCGGACAAAGAATTGACGAGGGAAGAAAAAAGTGGTGTAGCTCCTGGCCAGGAGACAGATTGTACTTGGGAAAGTGTGGGAGACAACTCACGTGGGACGTGGGAAGGAAGTCATGATCAGTGGAAAGAAGGTGGGGATCAGGCTTTCAGCATTTCCGTTGAAGATTATCTTTAAGCAGTacgggcttgtttggattcgcaagtcatctcagttcatctcaactcatctcaacttatctcattattattcattactattcagcaactttaacttacaaatctcactactattcacaacttatctcattactattcacaacttatttcattactatttacaattcatcttaactcatctcaactcatctcaagtcatcttcgaatccaaacatcttccTAGTCATGTGGCGTTAAATGTCCGACGCACGTGTACATAAATCTCTATGTAATAATGGGCACGAATTATAACAAGTTCTGGGCTTGCACTCAAAAGCAACGCTGGCTAATTTTATTGGGCAcgtatattatttttgtgagGCTTTCATTGAGTTCAATTCCGTTGAGGCTCAGCAATATTAATTCGACTGTTCTCTAGCTCGTACGTCTGCATGATTCCATATAACTGTTATATTcttaaaccaattttttcatctcaGAAAGATTTCACAACAGCTTGATTATTTCCCGGTGAAATAGAAGCCGTGTGGAGAACAGTGACTGGacttttgaactttgaagtgaCGCTCAAGGCCGGTTGATTGGTTCACCCTGGTCCTCATCCAGTACTAATCTTTCAAAATCAAGCTGTGGTTTGGATCCAAAAATTGTTTGACTTTAGCCCCTTTGACGAAGCTAATATTGGACTACAGCCCGCAACAACATGTCAACCTCGGGATATTTTTTCCCCCACCTTGCAACTTGCTGGCTCATGATTCACAGGTatagaaatatggaaaaatctATTCCTAAGCCGGTTGAATTTACCAACACCACACACTGTGACGTGGCGAACCCGGTCTGGTCACCACGTCACGGTTTTACGCTTCCCACGCAGATGGGGTTCGTCCTTCGCAGATTCATTCC carries:
- the LOC109012344 gene encoding uncharacterized protein LOC109012344 is translated as MAATLPFNLTSPLSPAFPRNYSLPPARPFPLALLHRMITNYGHSSTSKLSGNHHFSAPTARRITTCKATEVSVAEESSASGDGRGENWVPVVPLGALPRGERRVILQDGETILLLWYKDEVFAIENRSPAEGAYTEGLLNAKLTKDGCIVCPTTDSTFDLQTGEIKEWYPKNPVLRALTPALRKLYIYPVRTDEENIYINMIGGVKSDASAEIIFSGKAQPGVTSTDVNVDEVRMVVDEDQEGFGFTTKNEIINGKAAVIGFLVLLDFELLTGKGILKGTGFLDFLYAASKAFK
- the LOC109012354 gene encoding ethylene-responsive transcription factor ERF020, translated to MRCSSEESGDSSSQKKYKGVRQRKWGKWVSEIRVPGSQERLWLGSYATPEAAAVARDVAFYCLRGPSALDYLNFPLMLPHGVRNGMSPRSVQKAASDAGMAIDAQLIAHKLPDKELTREEKSGVAPGQETDCTWESVGDNSRGTWEGSHDQWKEDGCEAKVVCLRV